The DNA sequence CGTACtgctttatcttttttttaacattatttGTTACATGCTTATGCATGAGCAGTACCAAAGCATGATAAGAATGAAAAGTTTgctccaaaacaaaaaaaactaaattagACAAAATTATTggtcacaaaataaataaattaatcacTATaaggaaatatttttttcaaaaccaaaataatataaattttataatttagaAGCATCCTTCTGGCTTTTCGGACTAGTTGCAGGCTTTTTGGcacatttttcttttagtTGTTTTAAAAGGTTTATTCAATTCTGCATCCAGTTCTTCACTGATTTTATCCAGAGATTACTTCGTCACAGTGATTTTGCCCAAATAtggattaattatttttttctgaaagCAATCTTCTCTTTTTTGCCATCGTTCGGTACTGTACATTCATAAAGTAgcaaataatgtaaaaaataacTTCAGCATTAGCTATAACATGAACATTAACTTagttttttgcataaaaaggAACAAATGCAACATCTTGCAATCTGCACTTTATTGTGTGCGGTCACTGTACTTAATTTTCTGCTTTagttcatttcatttaatcGTTTCATCATTTGCTTCGACAGTCTAAAGTACATAAAACCATTCTAATCCTTCCAAGAAGACATCAAAAACGTGTCCTGTATTACAATTGTAGCTAGAGCAAAGCCGACAGCTCTGCGCGTTTTGTATggtgttgggtaaatctgattcagatttGAGGGATTTATGAATTTCAAATGATTCATTTTCATCGacagattcacgaatctctaGCGATTCATACATCTTCAAGATTCATAGAGCATGAGCATCTCATTGTTCTCGATCTGATTTcacttctgaaacttcttctTTCGATTCAAGATCTGcttctcattccggagcttATTTAATTTCTGGAGACAATCCTGGTTCGGTTACTGGAGCAAATGTTTTTcgaattgaattttgaatttcgagcaaattgCGATCGCCTGATCGAATCCGCAGCCGATTctggagtcaactccggactttggaatcggaatcggaatcgatttcagcaTCAGAATCGGTTctagaattgattccgaatacagaatcggaatcgggtagatCCGATTCcaagctcccaccactacaaCAAACTGACAGCCATTTGTTTTGATCGTGTGCTAACTCGTTCGAGCCGTTTGCAAACAACGTAGAAACGGTAAAAACGACATTTTCAAATTTGTATACCAGTCCTATACCAGAATGGGtacaaaacgtcaaaacaaatGTGTGCGCCCGCTGCAATGTGAACACTCGCATGTCAAGCCAGCCCGCTGACAGCTcacgtgttgttgttgaaccAACACagaggaagagaaaaagagtaAAACAAACTCAAAAGCAAACCCGCGTGGTACGAAACGCCCGTCGAGTGCTTCGTGCCGTCCACCCACTGGCAACAACTGTCTAACCAAGTCAAACAAGCTCGCTGCTCACCACACCGGCCCGGATCGGAAATAGGTTAGTAGTTCCATCCCCCGAAACAGCCAGACGATGGCAGCGGTGGAGCAGCAGGACGCGAGCGCGCGGTACTTTGCCCGGCCGAAGAAGATACCGCTCCCGACCAACTACCGGAACGCGAGCAAGTACGTCCGGCTGGCGATCGAGGAGCAGCGCAACGTGCAGGAGCTGCTCGACCAGGACCGGCACTTCCGGGTGGGCCGCACAATGGTCGGCCGGGCGCTGAGCAACTGGCCCAAAATCGAGGCCGTCTATGCGAGCCTCGACCTGGCGGCGAAGGAGCCGAAGCTGAACCCGTGGCTGGCGAAGGTGCTGATCAGCGAGCTGCTGTTCGGGAGCGGCCGGCTGGTCGGCAACTCGCTGCCGGTCGAGTGCGTGCAGCAGtacgagcagcagctgcacggCGCCCTGCAGGAGCTGCTGGAGAAGATGCCTGCCGCGGGCCACGTCAAAGGTACGCACCGGTTTGCCAGCTTCCCCCGTGGGTTAAGGTTTTCGTTtcgcttttctctctctctctttcttcccgtCTCTCGCGCAGCGTTAGGATGGGCCGGCGAAAGAAAAGCGCCAATGCGTCCGACGGTGAAACGGCTAACACGGTAGCGAAGGCGGCGGCGACAGTGGCCCCGGCCgccaccggcagcagcgggCGGGAGGAGGCGGAGGTGGACCCGTACACGATACCGCTGCATTCGCGCCAGGCCGCGTTCGCCATCCTGTGGCTGCTCGTCTACAGCTTCGCCATGTTCACGCTCCCGTTCGGTGCGTTCTACGGCACCCGGCACGTGCTGGCGGACCGGTTTCAGATCGAGGGCTTCCCGAACACGTGCGGCTCGGTGCTGGCCGCGGTCGTGACGGTCAACGTCATCATCATGCTGTACGCGTTCCGCGGCTTCCGCGAGGTAGAGGAGGAGGACCGGGAGCGGTCGAAGCAGAAGGCGAAATAAGCTCACCCATTCCagccgtccgtccgtccgctTTTACCACGTGCACCGACGACCAGTATT is a window from the Anopheles merus strain MAF chromosome X, AmerM5.1, whole genome shotgun sequence genome containing:
- the LOC121593467 gene encoding uncharacterized protein LOC121593467 — its product is MGRRKKSANASDGETANTVAKAAATVAPAATGSSGREEAEVDPYTIPLHSRQAAFAILWLLVYSFAMFTLPFGAFYGTRHVLADRFQIEGFPNTCGSVLAAVVTVNVIIMLYAFRGFREVEEEDRERSKQKAK